A DNA window from Capnocytophaga sp. ARDL2 contains the following coding sequences:
- the fsa gene encoding fructose-6-phosphate aldolase: MKFFIDTANLEQIKEAQELGILDGVTTNPSLMAKEGITGKNNIYKHYVDICNLVEGDVSAEVIATDFEGMVREGEELVELHEQIVVKLPMTKDGIKACKYFSDRGIRTNVTLVFSAGQALLAAKAGATYVSPFLGRLDDISTDGLNLIDEIRQIYDNYEFETQILAASVRHTMHIINCAKIGADVMTGPLSSITGLLKHPLTDLGLEQFLKDYAKGNL, encoded by the coding sequence ATGAAATTTTTTATTGATACGGCAAATTTAGAGCAGATAAAAGAAGCTCAAGAATTGGGAATTTTGGACGGAGTTACTACCAATCCGTCGTTGATGGCTAAAGAAGGAATCACTGGCAAAAACAATATCTATAAACACTATGTGGATATTTGCAACTTGGTTGAGGGTGATGTGTCAGCCGAAGTAATTGCAACTGACTTTGAAGGTATGGTGAGAGAAGGTGAGGAATTGGTAGAATTGCACGAACAAATCGTTGTAAAATTGCCTATGACTAAAGACGGAATCAAAGCGTGTAAATATTTCTCAGACAGAGGAATTCGTACCAATGTTACTTTGGTTTTCTCGGCAGGACAGGCATTGTTGGCAGCTAAAGCAGGTGCCACCTATGTTTCTCCTTTCTTGGGTCGTTTAGACGATATTTCTACAGATGGATTGAATTTAATCGATGAAATTCGTCAAATCTATGACAATTACGAATTTGAAACACAAATTTTAGCAGCATCTGTTCGTCATACTATGCACATAATCAACTGTGCAAAAATCGGTGCAGATGTGATGACTGGTCCTTTGTCTTCTATCACAGGATTGCTCAAACATCCTTTGACAGATTTAGGACTCGAACAGTTTTTGAAAGATTACGCTAAAGGGAATCTTTAA
- the serC gene encoding 3-phosphoserine/phosphohydroxythreonine transaminase produces the protein MKSYNFCAGPATLPFEVYQEASQAVIDYNQSGLSILEISHRSDDFIQILEDSKNRVLQLMQLDANLYSVLFLQGGATMEFYRLSQNFLFPASKAAYINTGVWSQKAIDAAKFSGSVIEIASSKNENYRYIPSDFDIYESYNYLHITSNNTIYGTQYQSFPDVDVPIVADMSSDIFSRSIDYSQFAMIYAGVQKNLSPAGMSLIVIEKQFLDRFSNILPPIIDYKQHIKNESMLNTPPVFPIYVSNLTMQWIQKQGGISKIEAKNNEKAKILYDEIDRNPLFFGHAEIKDRSKMNALFYLKNEEMSSIFEKLCQEASIKNLKGHRTSGGYRASMYNALDVEAVKILVEIMQSIEKYHG, from the coding sequence ATGAAAAGCTATAATTTTTGTGCGGGTCCTGCAACTTTACCCTTTGAAGTTTATCAAGAAGCTTCTCAAGCTGTAATTGATTATAATCAATCAGGATTGTCGATTTTGGAAATATCTCATCGTAGTGATGATTTTATTCAGATATTGGAAGACTCCAAAAATCGTGTATTACAATTGATGCAATTGGACGCCAATCTTTACAGTGTTTTGTTTTTGCAAGGAGGGGCTACAATGGAGTTTTATCGTTTGTCTCAAAATTTTTTATTTCCTGCATCCAAAGCTGCTTATATAAATACAGGCGTGTGGTCTCAAAAAGCGATTGATGCTGCAAAATTTTCGGGATCCGTTATTGAAATAGCTTCTTCAAAAAATGAAAACTATCGTTATATTCCATCTGATTTTGATATTTATGAGTCTTATAATTATTTGCATATTACTTCAAATAATACTATTTATGGTACACAATATCAAAGTTTTCCAGATGTTGATGTTCCAATTGTAGCTGATATGAGTTCGGATATTTTTTCCCGTTCTATTGATTATTCACAATTTGCTATGATTTATGCAGGTGTTCAAAAAAATTTGTCTCCTGCGGGTATGTCTTTAATAGTAATTGAAAAACAGTTTTTGGATAGATTTTCCAATATTTTACCTCCAATTATCGATTACAAGCAGCATATCAAAAATGAAAGTATGCTCAATACTCCTCCTGTTTTTCCGATTTATGTATCAAATCTTACTATGCAATGGATTCAAAAGCAAGGTGGAATTTCTAAAATAGAGGCTAAAAATAATGAAAAAGCAAAAATTTTGTACGACGAAATCGATCGAAATCCATTATTTTTTGGTCATGCAGAAATCAAGGATCGTTCTAAAATGAATGCATTGTTTTATCTGAAAAATGAGGAAATGTCTTCAATATTTGAAAAACTATGTCAAGAGGCATCCATCAAAAATTTAAAAGGGCATCGTACATCGGGAGGATATCGTGCTTCTATGTACAACGCATTGGATGTAGAAGCAGTAAAAATTTTGGTTGAAATCATGCAATCTATAGAAAAGTATCACGGATAG